GACCCCCAGACTCATGGCCTCGGGCAACGGATAAATCCGGAACCCGCTCTGGGAATCCCGCATACGGGGGCCGCCTGAAACATACACCCAGAAATTCGAGAATTTTCGCCCGAACTGGCTGGTCCAGGGGACATTTTTTGCCGCCATCCCCGTGCGCATCCCCACCATGATGGGCCGCTGACCGGCCGGGATGGCGTTTATCAGATTCAAGGCATCTTCGGGATGGTGTTGCCCGTCCCCGTCGATGGTGATGGCCCAGTCCGCTATTTTAGACGCTTCGGCAAACCCGGTCAGCAACGCCGCACCCTTTCCCCGGTTCTCATCATGGCGCAAAAGGTGAATGCCGCTAAGGGACGCCAAGTTATCTTGAATGGAATCTGTTGAGCCGTCATCCACGACAAATACCGGCAGGTTCAACCCCAACGCTTTTTCGACAACCGCCGCCACCGCCTGCCCATGATTGAACACCGGTATGATAACAGCGAATTTTCCCTTGTTGCTGGTTGCGGATGAATCCATATTTCATTTTTTTCCAAAATCGAAAAAGTAAATATCCGACCCCAGAAGAGATTAGTCTTTTTGGAATTTGGTGCTTGTAATTTGTATTTTTAAAAACAAGACCACATCACCCATCAAGGCACACAGCGATTTGACAAGCGCAATCCCGCCAACGAGACTGAATCCCAATTGTTATAAATTGGATGTATTCTTTACGTCATGCCGGACACGATCCGGCATCCAGGAACATATGGACTTGAAAATGTTCTGGATTCCGGGTCAAGCCCGGAATGACAAAATTTTGGAGCTCTATTTTTTTAATTGCAACACAGCCGCCAACGGCGGGATGAGCATTGGCACGAATTGCGCAAAGCAGCATAGCGGCCTCAGGCGCATTTTTTTCAAAAGCCTGCTTCCGGCAAAAAAGCCACCCCCCAAGTCCCCGGCCCCATATGGGCGCCGGAAGTCAGGGACAGCGGCTGCAAACGGATTTCCGCCCGGGGGTACAGGGCTTCAATCCCTTTCCAAACCGTTTCATTGACCCATTCGAAATTGTCCGAATATTCCAGCATAATGAACGGGGCGGACTCACTAGTGAAGCTCTCTTCCAGGCGATCCAGCGCAAACGCCAGCTGCTCTTTGGGGTTCTTTACCATACCGACCTTTTTGGCCCCTTCGGCCAGCGGGCTGATAATCGGTTTGGCCCGGATCATGTCGCCGAAAAACGCACCGGACTTGGAAAGCCGGCCGCCGGCCGCCAGATATTTCAGCTTGTCCAGAAAGACGTACTCTTTGCACTGATCCACCGCTTTTTCGGCAAAATCAACCACCGACTCAAAATCATTGCCTTTGGCAACGAACCGGGCGGTTGCCAGAACGATGGTCCCCAGTCTTCCGGACGCCGCCCCCGTATCAATGACCGTCAGACGATTCTCCGGATCGTTTTTCTTTTTCCATTCCTTGGCAACGCCGTAATTTCCCGTAAAAACGGACCCCACAGACAGATATAAAACCCGCTGATACTGCTGTACGACCCGCAGATAATGCTGGTGCCGTTCAAATACAGATGCCTGGGAGGTCGACACCTTTTCGCCCCGGCGCATGGACTGATAGAGATGGGGCGCGGAAAAACGGGTTTCCGGCAGGGATTCCTCCCCGGCCGTAATATAACTGTCCAGAAGGGTAAACCCCAGGCTGCGCGCATCCTCACGGGTCAGGGAACCGGCCGCGTCGGTCATGATATGAACGGAGCCCCGGACCTGCTGTTGTTTAAATTCCGCCGCCTGAACAGCGAGATTGTCATCCGTCCACTTTACAATTTTTCCGAAAGATTTAATCCGTTCTTCCGCCGCCCGGGCATTTTGGGTGTGAAAGTGAACCTTTACATAGTCCCCGTGGGGAATCACCACGACGCTTTCACCGTATTCCGAGAAGGATTCGATCTTTTCCGGGTCCGCCGCTTCCAGACGGATAATCGTATCCACACAGTGCCCTGCCACAGGGTCTTCCCTGAAAGCGGGCTGGACCCGCAGCTGCCCCTTGAAAGTTTTTGTAACCGGATCAGCGGCAGCCGTCGCACCTGTCAGGCTGCTGAAAAAACCGCTGAAAAATATAAACATCCCCAATGCGCCGGAATCAACCACGCCGGCGGCCTTGAGCCGGGGCAGGAGATCAGGCGTGCTTTTTACAGCCCTTTCAAGCCGGGCCGTCAGATCGGCGGCATATTCGGAATTGTGAATAAAATCATCTGCTTCTAAATATTCCACCAGCGCGTCAAAAACCGTCAGCATGGTGCCGGGCAGGGGATTATACACCGC
This is a stretch of genomic DNA from Desulfobacterales bacterium. It encodes these proteins:
- a CDS encoding glycosyltransferase family 2 protein, with the translated sequence MDSSATSNKGKFAVIIPVFNHGQAVAAVVEKALGLNLPVFVVDDGSTDSIQDNLASLSGIHLLRHDENRGKGAALLTGFAEASKIADWAITIDGDGQHHPEDALNLINAIPAGQRPIMVGMRTGMAAKNVPWTSQFGRKFSNFWVYVSGGPRMRDSQSGFRIYPLPEAMSLGVVARRYQFEVEILVRAGWNGIPVVEAPVRVNYAAAGERISHFRPFVDFMRNSSTFTRLILRRVFSWLYPKKME
- a CDS encoding DegV family protein, with amino-acid sequence MMSDFKTAHVAGFECLTAWSDLLDKINVFPVADGDTGRNLTVSLAPLRSLDSDREKTIHQLMLQARGNSGNIAARFFSGFLAADSGEGLLQAARDGRDLAFQAVYNPLPGTMLTVFDALVEYLEADDFIHNSEYAADLTARLERAVKSTPDLLPRLKAAGVVDSGALGMFIFFSGFFSSLTGATAAADPVTKTFKGQLRVQPAFREDPVAGHCVDTIIRLEAADPEKIESFSEYGESVVVIPHGDYVKVHFHTQNARAAEERIKSFGKIVKWTDDNLAVQAAEFKQQQVRGSVHIMTDAAGSLTREDARSLGFTLLDSYITAGEESLPETRFSAPHLYQSMRRGEKVSTSQASVFERHQHYLRVVQQYQRVLYLSVGSVFTGNYGVAKEWKKKNDPENRLTVIDTGAASGRLGTIVLATARFVAKGNDFESVVDFAEKAVDQCKEYVFLDKLKYLAAGGRLSKSGAFFGDMIRAKPIISPLAEGAKKVGMVKNPKEQLAFALDRLEESFTSESAPFIMLEYSDNFEWVNETVWKGIEALYPRAEIRLQPLSLTSGAHMGPGTWGVAFLPEAGF